From the Osmerus eperlanus chromosome 19, fOsmEpe2.1, whole genome shotgun sequence genome, one window contains:
- the atp1b2b gene encoding sodium/potassium-transporting ATPase subunit beta-2b isoform X1, translated as MAKDAEKSTWKEFIWNPRTREFLGRTASSWGLILLFYLVFYIFLAGVFVLTMYVMLQTLDDHKPTWQDRLSTPGMMIRPRGEALEIVYNTEDTESWDSYAQALDKFLNPYNDSFQAQTNDMCTPDQYFVQDDSGDVKNNPKRSCQFNRTVLEECSGINDRYYGYQDGKPCIIIKLNRVIGLLPGKDGQAPYVTCGPKRIRIGKDEWKEDSDSIGSLIYYPPNGTFNLMYYPYYGKKAQVNYSQPLVAIKFANITANVDVNVECRINANNIPSGSERDKFAGKVSFKLRINTKK; from the exons ATGGCAAAGGATGCAGAGAAGAGCACTTGGAAGGAGTTTATCTGGAACCCGAGGACGCGGGAGTTCCTGGGCAGAACTGCGAGCAGCTGGG GTCTGATCCTGCTCTTCTACCTGGTGTTCTACATCTTCTTGGCGGGGGTGTTCGTTCTCACCATGTACGTGATGCTGCAGACCCTGGACGACCACAAACCCACCTGGCAGGACAGGCTGTCCACTCCAG gaatgaTGATCAGACCCAGAGGGGAAGCTCTGGAGATTGTGTACAAcactgaggacacagagagCTGGGACAGTTATGCTCAGGCACTGGACAAGTTCCTGAACC CGTATAACGACTCCTTCCAGGCCCAGACGAACGACATGTGCACACCGGATCAGTACTTCGTGCAGGACGACAGTGGAGACGTAAAGAACAACCCCAAACGCTCCTGCCAGTTCAATCGCACCGTGCTGGAAGAATGCTCCGGAATAAATGACCGTTACTATGGATACCAGGATGGCAAGCCGTGCATCATTATCAAGCTGAACCGG gtaaTCGGGTTGTTGCCAGGAAAGGACGGCCAGGCTCCTTATGTCACCTGTGGACCAAAG AGGATTAGAATTGGCAAAGATGAATGG AAAGAAGACAGCGACTCGATTGGATCCCTGATATATTACCCTCCCAACGGTACCTTCAACCTGATGTACTATCCGTACTACGGCAAGAAAGCTCAG GTGAACTACTCCCAGCCTCTGGTGGCCATTAAGTTCGCCAACATCACCGCCAACGTGGATGTGAACGTTGAGTGCAGGATCAACGCAAACAACATTCCTTCCGGCAGCGAAAGAGACAAGTTTGCCGGGAAAGTGTCTTTCAAACTAAGAATCAACACAAAAAAATAG
- the atp1b2b gene encoding sodium/potassium-transporting ATPase subunit beta-2b isoform X2, whose product MAKDAEKSTWKEFIWNPRTREFLGRTASSWGLILLFYLVFYIFLAGVFVLTMYVMLQTLDDHKPTWQDRLSTPGMMIRPRGEALEIVYNTEDTESWDSYAQALDKFLNPYNDSFQAQTNDMCTPDQYFVQDDSGDVKNNPKRSCQFNRTVLEECSGINDRYYGYQDGKPCIIIKLNRVIGLLPGKDGQAPYVTCGPKKEDSDSIGSLIYYPPNGTFNLMYYPYYGKKAQVNYSQPLVAIKFANITANVDVNVECRINANNIPSGSERDKFAGKVSFKLRINTKK is encoded by the exons ATGGCAAAGGATGCAGAGAAGAGCACTTGGAAGGAGTTTATCTGGAACCCGAGGACGCGGGAGTTCCTGGGCAGAACTGCGAGCAGCTGGG GTCTGATCCTGCTCTTCTACCTGGTGTTCTACATCTTCTTGGCGGGGGTGTTCGTTCTCACCATGTACGTGATGCTGCAGACCCTGGACGACCACAAACCCACCTGGCAGGACAGGCTGTCCACTCCAG gaatgaTGATCAGACCCAGAGGGGAAGCTCTGGAGATTGTGTACAAcactgaggacacagagagCTGGGACAGTTATGCTCAGGCACTGGACAAGTTCCTGAACC CGTATAACGACTCCTTCCAGGCCCAGACGAACGACATGTGCACACCGGATCAGTACTTCGTGCAGGACGACAGTGGAGACGTAAAGAACAACCCCAAACGCTCCTGCCAGTTCAATCGCACCGTGCTGGAAGAATGCTCCGGAATAAATGACCGTTACTATGGATACCAGGATGGCAAGCCGTGCATCATTATCAAGCTGAACCGG gtaaTCGGGTTGTTGCCAGGAAAGGACGGCCAGGCTCCTTATGTCACCTGTGGACCAAAG AAAGAAGACAGCGACTCGATTGGATCCCTGATATATTACCCTCCCAACGGTACCTTCAACCTGATGTACTATCCGTACTACGGCAAGAAAGCTCAG GTGAACTACTCCCAGCCTCTGGTGGCCATTAAGTTCGCCAACATCACCGCCAACGTGGATGTGAACGTTGAGTGCAGGATCAACGCAAACAACATTCCTTCCGGCAGCGAAAGAGACAAGTTTGCCGGGAAAGTGTCTTTCAAACTAAGAATCAACACAAAAAAATAG
- the LOC134039867 gene encoding neuronal tyrosine-phosphorylated phosphoinositide-3-kinase adapter 1, with protein MGFMTMPASQALSPHSCSSAMAPRSQSCHAVGAGAPGDAGLENGDYSDTQSQHGGRCPPTKPRRHPSTRLSSNSSDPRASHGPPEAPPPPPPSQSKHSDKKNAMKKSDSGDMSKKVPPLKPKRSPSTQLSFDPPHPRPGPPTTPLPFQGPEGQGALGDDEPVYIEMVGQVFTRDSQTPHPVTPAATTPDSDSDQSEAIYEEMKYSLPDSRDSHKRLPLKQEKLRPSKHHHHHSAASSSSASSPLPRPSSSSPSCSSKTKATVSISLSSPLPSSTSSTPVPQVLSSSPHPPRAPTPYLLQGGKPETETNSKIPAPFPNLLQHRPPLLAFPQPAAASSGVGVQHKTSTKLGTISIQSSSSLTAPAGSSSSTPSSNLPVLLSGSSTTSSNLPMPLSGSKDPSGGKEDKQADRRDISLGPAPGLRARSHSTPLPPSSKSTSPYSHHHHHHPQHRPSHYHHYRKPERGDSPAPGKTGSQTSSQSCAQTQTQGSGKEGKSVSFLLKSDKEERERDRDRERGERNRDRDREKDRDRERDRDRERDRERDRERDRDRERGSHSSQKENIPTTSCHSLQTSSAPTLTSSSHRPHSRPHLHRSHAPHTPHALPAYKPPSSDSPLLWTYPSGGFRRPPAYDSLRGGPQLPSLHPSGLSGGGDMASKSSTVPGPLQGKAGFVPWDSAGGLGFSDEGSHWPMQRKLSFSHGTREAEKNESRAWNGSADALLRLGQEEAGHHRGGHSGIPVRFSGGSARGHAQGLAGLEGSARGHAQGLAGLEGNVGFRDLPRGWLPLPCQTFPACRNGELGRLGRSSSTSGVRLAGGDVTRQSSLPGREAQSQTPAPCSPAPSRQQQLHLQFQHLAQLAQGHPPSTGGAIPSAAQTQRDGKLLEVIERKRCLCKEIKAHRRPDKSLCKQDSMPILPSWRRTPEPRKTGTPPCQRPQAVVWDTAI; from the exons CCCCCGCTCCCAGTCCTGCCACGCCGTGGGCGCGGGGGCCCCGGGGGACGCCGGCCTGGAGAACGGGGACTACTCGGACACCCAGTCGCAGCACGGGGGGCGCTGCCCCCCCACCAAGCCCAGACGACACCCAAGCACCCGGCTCAGCTCCAACTCCTCCGACCCCCGCGCCTCTCACGGGCCCCCCGAGGcgccccctccgcccccaccATCGCAGTCCAAACACTCGGACAAGAAGAACG CCATGAAGAAGTCAGACTCAGGAGACATGAGCAAGAAGGTTCCTCCTCTGAAGCCAAAGCGGAGCCCCAGTACCCAGCTCTCCTTTGACCCCCCGCACCCCCGGCCCGGCCCCCCCACcacgcccctccccttccagggGCCCGAAGGCCAGGGTGCTCTGGGGGACGATGAGCCCGTTTACATAGAGATGGTGGGCCAGGTGTTCACCAGAGACAGCCAGACGCCTCACCCCGTCACCCCTGCCGCCACCACGCCCGACTCGGACTCGGACCAGAGCGAGGCCATCTACGAGGAGATGAAGTACTCTCTACCGGACAGCAGGGACTCCCACAAACGCCTGCCGCTCAAACAGGAGAAGCTACGACCCTccaaacaccaccaccaccactctgccgcctcctcctccagcgcctcctctcccctcccccgcccctcctcctcctccccgtcctgCTCCTCCAAAACTAAAGCCAcagtctccatctccctctcctcgcccctcccctcctccacctcctccacccctgtcccccaggtcctgtcctccagcccccaccccccgcggGCCCCCACCCCCTACCTGCTCCAGGGGGGCAAACCAGAGACAGAGACCAACAGTAAAATCCCAGCCCCCTTCCCCAACCTCCTCCAGCACCGGCCCCCCCTGCTAGCCTTCCCCCAGCCAGCTGCCGCCTCCAGTGGGGTGGGGGTCCAGCACAAGACCTCCACCAAGCTGGGGACCATCAGCAtccagtcctcctccagcctcacggCTCCAGCCggctcctcatcctccaccccctcctccaacctCCCGGTGCTCCTGTCaggctcctccaccacctcctccaaccTCCCCATGCCCCTGTCCGGGTCTAAAGACCCctcaggggggaaggaggacaaGCAGGCCGACCGTAGAGACATCTCGCTGGGGCCTGCGCCCGGCCTCAGGGCACGGAGCCACTCCACCccgctgcctccctcctccaagtccacctccccctactcccaccaccaccaccaccacccccagcaccgGCCCTCCCACTACCACCACTACCGCAAACCAGAACGAGGGGACTCCCCTGCCCCTGGCAAGACCGGCTCCCAGACCTCCAGCCAGTCCTGCGCCCAGACACAGACCCAGGGCTCGGGCAAGGAGGGCAAGTCTGTCAGCTTCCTCTTGAAGTCggacaaggaggagagggagagggatagagaccgagaaagaggagagagaaacagagacagagacagggagaaagacagagacagagagagagacagagacagagagagagacagagagagagacagagagagagatcgagacagagagagagggagtcactCCTCTCAAAAAGAGAACATCCCCACAACCAGCTGTCACTCCTTACAGACCAGCTCCGCCCcaaccctcacctcctcctcccatcgccCTCACTCTCGCCCCCACCTCCATCGCTCCCacgccccccacaccccccacgcCCTCCCCGCCTACAAGCCCCCCTCCTCGGACAGCCCCCTACTGTGGACCTACCCCTCTGGGGGCTTCCGCCGGCCCCCGGCCTACGACAGTCTGCGAGGGGGGCCCCAGCTGCCCTCGCTGCACCCCTCAGGGCTCTCCGGCGGGGGCGACATGGCCTCCAAGAGTAGCACGGTTCCGGGTCCCCTCCAGGGCAAGGCTGGATTCGTGCCCTGGGACAGCGCTGGGGGCCTGGGCTTCTCAGACGAGGGCTCCCACTGGCCCATGCAGAGGAAGCTGTCGTTCAGTCATGGaaccagagaggcagaga AGAACGAGAGCCGGGCGTGGAACGGCAGCGCAGATGCCCTGCTGCGCCTGGGCCAGGAGGAGGCGGGACACCACAGAGGAGGACACTCCGGGATCCCCGTGCGTTTCAGCGGCGGCAGCGCCAGAGGCCACGCCCAGGGGCTGGCAGGATTGGAGGGCAGTGCCAGAGGCCACGCCCAGGGGCTGGCGGGGTTAGAGGGCAACGTAGGCTTCAGGGACCTGCCCAGAGGATGGCTGCCTCTGCCCTGCCAGACCTTCCCCGCTTGCCGGAATGGAG agctGGGCAGACTGGGCCGCTCGTCCTCCACGTCGGGAGTGAGACTAGCCGGAGGAGACGTGACCCGGCAGAGCAGCCTTCCTGGCCGAGAGGCTCAGAGTCAG ACCCCGGCACCCTGCAGCCCCGCCCCGTCCAGACAGCAGCAGCTCCACCTGCAGTTCCAGCACCTGGCCCAGCTGGCGCAGggacaccctccctccactgggGGCGCCATCCCGTCGGCCGCCCAGACGCAGCGGGACGGGAAGCTCCTGGAGGTGATCGAGCGCAAGCGCTGCCTGTGCAAGGAGATCAAGGCCCATCGGCGCCCCGACAAGAGCCTGTGCAAGCAGGACAGCATGCCCATCCTTCCCAGCTGGAGACGAACACCAGAGCCTCGCAAGACTGGCACCCCGCCCTGCCAGAGGCCGCAAGCGGTGGTGTGGgacactgccatctag
- the gltpd2b gene encoding glycolipid transfer protein domain-containing protein 2 gives MGVKGKAALAILVLLLFLGSMWLQGSLDRHWESCLKSYNHFDNDPPLSNSSDVSVLEEEEVLGVCPGQVFQVSLLLASLLASPAPPSDVLLEPYLASWDELIKFMESLGPMVGLISQEIQTKTSIIRRLALEEEEKRVAEGPTGAGAQPSYSSVRLMIQSELGRGLVDFQHYSESGCRTLLRLHRALLWLQLFLEKLATPRSTGRLRSPSELCREAYQSTLAKHHTWLVRKAAELAFIAMPERGFFYRLVCVQNQEEASAVLHRVVRAIGVVYEGTQAALEEHGMLDLP, from the exons atggGGGTGAAAGGAAAGGCAGCGTTGGCCATCCTGGTTCTGCTGCTGTTCCTGGGGTCTATGTGGCTAC AGGGAAGTCTGGATCGCCACTGGGAATCTTGTCTTAAAAGTTACAACCACTTTGATAAC gatCCCCCTCTGTCCAACAGCAGTGATGTTtctgtgctggaggaggaggaggttctGGGGGTGTGTCCTGGCCAAGTGTTCCAGGTGTCTCTGCTGCTGGCCAGCCTGCTggcctcccccgcccctccctcagACGTCCTGCTGGAGCCCTACCTGGCTAGCTGGGACGAACTCATCAA gttcaTGGAGTCTCTGGGTCCCATGGTGGGCCTCATCTCCCAGGAGATCCAGACCAAGACCTCCATCATCCGCCGCctggccctggaggaggaggagaagagggtggCTGAGGGCCCCACCGGCGCAGGGGCCCAGCCCTCCTACTCCTCTGTGCGCCTGATGATCCAGTCGGAACTGGGCCGGGGCCTGGTGGACTTCCAGCACTACTCCGAGTCCGGATGCCGCACCTTGCTGCGCCTCCACCGAGCCCTGCTTTGGCTGCAGCTCTTCCTGGAGAAGCTGGCAACGCCGCGCTCCACCGGGAGACTCCGGAGCCCCTCGGAGCTGTGCCGCGAGGCCTACCAGAGCACCCTGGCCAAGCACCACACCTGGCTGGTCCGCAAGGCCGCAGAGCTGGCCTTCATCGCCATGCCCGAACGAGGCTTCTTCTACCGGCTGGTCTGCGTCCAGAACCAGGAGGAGGCGAGCGCGGTCCTGCACAGGGTGGTCCGGGCCATCGGGGTGGTGTACGAGGGGACCCAGGCGGCTCTGGAGGAGCACGGAATGCTGGATCTTCCCTAA